A genome region from Constrictibacter sp. MBR-5 includes the following:
- a CDS encoding BolA family transcriptional regulator, whose protein sequence is MAMDPHEIETLIRAALPDAKVAIEDLAGDGDHYAAHVTSSAFKGKTRVQQHQIVYQALQGRMGNELHALALQTSVPDA, encoded by the coding sequence ATGGCGATGGACCCGCACGAGATCGAGACCCTGATCAGGGCGGCGCTGCCCGACGCCAAGGTCGCGATCGAGGATCTGGCGGGCGACGGCGATCACTACGCGGCGCACGTCACCTCGTCGGCCTTCAAGGGCAAGACCCGCGTCCAGCAGCACCAGATCGTCTATCAGGCGCTGCAGGGCCGCATGGGCAACGAACTGCACGCCCTCGCTTTGCAGACCTCCGTCCCGGACGCCTGA
- the purQ gene encoding phosphoribosylformylglycinamidine synthase subunit PurQ, producing MKTAVVLFPGSNREGDVEDALELVTGRRPQTVWHRDSDLPEADLIVVPGGFSYGDYLRAGAMAAQSPIMREVKAAADRGVPVLGICNGFQILTECGLLPGALLRNAHLKFVCRFVHLRVETSDSVFTRGYNAGDVIRVPVAHHDGNYVADVETLARLRGEGLIAFRYCAPDGDEVGDFNPNGSAGSIAGILNERRNVLGLMPHPEDAVDPRLGNTDGRRMFEGLAAALG from the coding sequence ATGAAGACGGCGGTCGTTCTCTTCCCCGGATCCAACCGGGAAGGCGATGTCGAGGACGCGCTGGAACTGGTCACCGGCCGGCGGCCGCAGACGGTCTGGCACCGCGACAGCGACCTGCCCGAGGCCGACCTGATCGTCGTACCGGGCGGCTTCTCCTACGGCGACTATCTGCGCGCCGGCGCCATGGCGGCCCAGTCGCCGATCATGCGCGAGGTGAAGGCGGCGGCCGATCGCGGCGTGCCGGTGCTCGGCATCTGCAACGGCTTCCAGATCCTCACGGAATGCGGGCTGCTGCCGGGTGCGCTGCTGCGCAACGCGCACCTGAAGTTCGTCTGCCGCTTCGTGCATCTGCGCGTCGAGACGAGCGACAGCGTGTTCACCCGCGGCTACAACGCCGGCGACGTGATCCGCGTGCCGGTGGCGCATCACGACGGCAACTACGTCGCCGACGTCGAGACTCTCGCGCGCCTGCGTGGCGAGGGGCTGATCGCCTTCCGCTACTGCGCGCCGGACGGCGACGAGGTCGGCGACTTCAACCCGAACGGTTCGGCCGGCAGCATCGCCGGCATCCTGAACGAGCGCCGCAACGTGCTCGGGCTCATGCCGCATCCCGAGGATGCCGTCGATCCGCGCCTGGGCAACACCGACGGCCGCAGGATGTTCGAAGGGCTGGCGGCCGCGCTCGGGTGA
- a CDS encoding PAS domain S-box protein produces MADIAGRLYRGTLPGTEAPDGRPWVTLDRVEARTRSGRIRRVAMTFTRLAGGWLLECRDVTVEEALIRVDTYMGVASTGAEAEAIAAALRDALRLQSAELKHLARGADGAEVPPVPAATAGDRRDIVLRDSLGSSWLLSVEARSDRAAADLDVWLNALGPRLAGSLRQARLSLDLQAERAWTRGVLETASEAVVSLDAAGCIEGFSPAAERMFGGLSAGRAFETLLADEPSSDRHTALADLIAAATASGDAGAVFGDAAIGPVEARAKGGDGHPFEVRLRVAGAGAARTVIFEDVSARHRAEAALERNRSQIVAILDSLRDAVLAVDQELTLVYANDAAAALLGCDPSEIVGVPIWDGADALWDLLGPELFRCIRQREKQELEIPWTSGQRWFDARILPTEGGASVFLLDVTARRRASDLQRESAERYRAVSDLTTDLVFCYRVDSAGMLVREWKVGRAGDILGRELPEQVRAAGLLALVHPHDRTAGATFTQRLLAGADMSVELRMIGPAGGVRWVEVHGKPQRDTADAPVTRILCAIRDISARKRTETALRESEERFGLAVEGAAEGLWDWDIRRGTVFRSERLRGMLGVPAGEDIQRWNWWAEQIHPDDFDGYRAALKRYRASREKLFAAEYRVRHRDGGWRWLLDRAVSRRGADGRVARIVGAVSDISDRKNMELQLKAANAAIEEKNRQIRVALDNISQGLALFDAEDRLTLFNRRYVELYRLGDRARVGVTRKALLEGCIDAGIYASDEVAAVLRKTLGTVGGIGSRHMVQRLADGNVIEVTTTPLPDGGTVATYTNVTPREKREQEMRAARDAAEAANRAKSAFLANMSHELRTPLNAVIGFSDVMKAEMFGPLGNAVYLSYASDIHASGQLLLDLINDILDISKIEAGKAEVAEEVFDLHEVVEASILLCREQAAASSLALRARVAADLPRVRGDARYIRQILLNLVSNAVKFTPSGGRVTVCVWRQAGGGIVLTVADTGIGIPEQMQARVFEPFFQVQSDLARQYQGTGLGLSLVKGLTELHGGRVEIEARRRQGTIFRVRLPAYRNVSP; encoded by the coding sequence GTGGCCGATATCGCCGGCCGCCTCTACCGCGGCACGCTTCCCGGGACCGAAGCACCTGACGGCCGGCCCTGGGTGACACTGGACCGCGTCGAGGCCCGCACCCGGTCCGGCCGCATCCGCCGAGTCGCCATGACCTTCACGCGGCTGGCGGGCGGATGGTTGCTGGAATGCCGGGATGTCACCGTCGAAGAGGCGCTCATACGCGTCGACACCTACATGGGCGTGGCGTCGACCGGGGCCGAAGCGGAGGCCATCGCGGCGGCGCTTCGCGACGCGCTGCGGCTCCAGTCTGCGGAACTCAAGCATCTCGCACGCGGTGCAGACGGGGCGGAGGTCCCGCCTGTTCCAGCGGCGACCGCGGGCGATCGCCGGGACATCGTCCTGCGGGATTCACTCGGCTCGAGCTGGCTGCTGTCGGTCGAGGCGCGGTCTGACCGAGCCGCCGCCGACCTGGACGTCTGGCTCAATGCCCTCGGTCCCCGTCTCGCCGGCAGCCTGCGCCAGGCCCGTCTCAGCCTCGACCTCCAGGCCGAGCGCGCATGGACCCGTGGGGTCCTCGAGACGGCGAGCGAGGCCGTCGTGTCGCTCGATGCGGCGGGGTGCATCGAGGGATTCAGCCCGGCAGCCGAGCGGATGTTCGGCGGGCTCTCCGCCGGTCGCGCCTTCGAGACGCTGCTGGCGGACGAGCCGTCTTCGGACCGGCATACTGCCTTAGCCGACCTCATCGCCGCGGCGACGGCCTCCGGCGATGCCGGCGCCGTCTTCGGCGACGCTGCCATCGGCCCGGTCGAAGCCCGCGCGAAGGGGGGCGACGGCCACCCCTTCGAGGTTCGGCTGCGGGTCGCGGGCGCCGGAGCGGCGCGCACGGTCATCTTCGAGGATGTCAGCGCGCGGCACCGCGCGGAAGCGGCGCTGGAGCGGAACCGCAGCCAGATCGTGGCGATCCTGGACAGCCTGCGCGACGCGGTGCTCGCCGTCGACCAGGAACTGACACTGGTCTATGCGAACGATGCGGCGGCAGCGCTGCTCGGATGCGACCCGTCGGAGATCGTCGGCGTGCCGATCTGGGACGGCGCCGATGCCCTGTGGGATCTGCTCGGCCCCGAGCTGTTCCGCTGCATCCGGCAGCGCGAGAAGCAGGAACTGGAGATCCCCTGGACGTCCGGCCAACGCTGGTTCGACGCGCGAATCCTGCCCACCGAAGGGGGCGCGTCGGTCTTCCTGCTGGACGTGACGGCCCGCCGCCGGGCTTCCGACCTGCAGCGCGAGAGCGCCGAACGCTACCGTGCCGTATCCGATCTCACCACGGATCTCGTGTTCTGCTATCGCGTCGATTCGGCGGGCATGCTGGTGCGCGAGTGGAAGGTGGGCCGGGCCGGCGACATCCTGGGGCGCGAACTGCCGGAGCAGGTGAGGGCGGCGGGCCTGCTGGCACTCGTCCATCCGCACGACAGGACTGCCGGCGCGACCTTCACGCAGCGCCTCCTGGCCGGTGCCGACATGTCCGTGGAATTGCGGATGATCGGCCCTGCCGGCGGCGTCCGATGGGTCGAGGTGCACGGCAAGCCGCAGCGCGACACTGCGGATGCACCGGTCACCAGGATCCTGTGCGCCATCCGCGACATCAGTGCGCGGAAGCGCACGGAGACGGCGCTGCGCGAGAGCGAGGAGCGCTTCGGGCTCGCCGTGGAGGGGGCGGCGGAAGGCCTCTGGGACTGGGATATCCGGCGCGGGACCGTCTTCCGTTCGGAGCGCCTGCGCGGCATGCTCGGCGTGCCTGCCGGCGAGGACATCCAGCGGTGGAACTGGTGGGCGGAACAGATCCATCCCGACGATTTCGACGGATATCGCGCCGCCCTGAAGCGCTACCGTGCCAGCCGCGAGAAGCTGTTCGCAGCGGAATATCGCGTCCGGCATCGCGACGGGGGGTGGCGCTGGCTGCTCGACCGGGCCGTCAGCCGGCGCGGCGCCGACGGCAGGGTGGCCCGGATCGTCGGCGCGGTCAGCGACATCTCCGACCGCAAGAACATGGAACTGCAGCTCAAGGCGGCCAATGCGGCGATCGAGGAGAAGAACCGGCAGATCAGGGTAGCCCTCGACAATATCAGCCAGGGCCTGGCGCTGTTCGATGCCGAGGACCGTCTGACGCTCTTCAACAGGCGGTATGTCGAGCTCTACCGTTTGGGTGACCGGGCTCGCGTCGGCGTGACCCGCAAGGCGCTGCTCGAGGGGTGTATCGATGCCGGGATCTACGCTTCCGACGAGGTCGCGGCCGTTCTGAGGAAGACGCTGGGGACCGTTGGGGGGATCGGCTCGCGCCACATGGTCCAACGTCTGGCGGACGGCAACGTCATCGAGGTCACCACGACGCCGCTGCCCGACGGCGGTACCGTCGCGACCTATACCAACGTCACGCCCCGGGAGAAGCGCGAGCAGGAGATGCGCGCCGCCCGCGACGCCGCGGAGGCGGCGAACCGCGCCAAGTCGGCGTTTCTGGCCAACATGAGCCACGAGCTGCGCACGCCGCTGAACGCCGTGATCGGCTTCTCGGACGTGATGAAGGCGGAGATGTTCGGGCCGCTCGGAAACGCGGTCTATCTGAGCTACGCCTCCGACATCCATGCGAGCGGGCAGTTGCTGCTCGACCTCATCAACGACATCCTCGACATCTCGAAAATCGAAGCCGGGAAAGCCGAAGTCGCCGAGGAGGTCTTCGACCTGCACGAGGTCGTCGAGGCGTCGATCCTGCTGTGCCGCGAGCAGGCCGCGGCATCGTCGCTCGCCCTGCGCGCGCGCGTCGCCGCCGACCTGCCCCGGGTGCGCGGCGATGCCCGCTATATCCGGCAGATCCTGCTCAATCTCGTGTCCAACGCGGTCAAGTTCACGCCGTCGGGCGGCCGTGTCACCGTGTGCGTCTGGCGTCAGGCCGGTGGCGGTATCGTCCTCACCGTGGCGGACACGGGCATCGGCATTCCCGAGCAGATGCAGGCGCGCGTCTTCGAGCCCTTCTTCCAGGTGCAGAGCGACCTCGCCCGCCAATACCAGGGGACGGGCCTGGGCCTGTCCCTGGTGAAGGGGCTGACGGAGCTGCACGGCGGCCGGGTGGAGATCGAGGCGCGCCGTCGTCAGGGAACGATCTTTCGGGTTCGCTTGCCGGCATACCGGAACGTCAGCCCCTAG
- a CDS encoding LLM class flavin-dependent oxidoreductase: MNGKKIGFGFLDRPGVREQLRLAQKAEALGYHSLWVTETRLARDAPSVLGAMAATTERIRLGSGIVNSWTRGPALMAMTFATLDNLAPGRMSVGLGAYWDPLAWKQGIDRRKPLTQMREYVGVLRRLLALEAGVTFEGEFVKVRDLTLDLGYGDARVPPDVKIYLGPTGPKMMQLSGEVADGVLMNGILPPDYTVEALGLLAEGAARSGRTLADLDKVQLVNVSMNADPEKARFDAKRLVTQYLGQQPHFAEALKFPEERLAEIKRVMGGWPPRPGGIEDAMSLVDDALVDDLIAHGTPEQCVASARRWLDAGLDEIVLIPLSRNYDEILEAFAP; the protein is encoded by the coding sequence GTGAACGGCAAGAAGATCGGCTTCGGATTTCTCGACCGGCCCGGCGTCCGCGAGCAGCTGCGCCTGGCACAGAAGGCCGAGGCGCTGGGCTATCATTCCCTCTGGGTGACGGAGACGCGGCTCGCCCGGGACGCGCCGTCGGTCCTCGGCGCGATGGCGGCGACGACCGAGCGGATCCGGCTGGGAAGCGGCATCGTCAACAGCTGGACCCGAGGGCCCGCGCTCATGGCGATGACCTTCGCCACGCTCGACAATCTGGCGCCGGGGCGCATGTCGGTGGGGCTCGGCGCCTACTGGGACCCGCTCGCCTGGAAGCAGGGGATCGACCGGCGCAAGCCGCTGACGCAGATGCGCGAATATGTGGGCGTGCTGCGCCGGCTGCTCGCCCTGGAGGCAGGCGTCACCTTCGAGGGCGAGTTCGTGAAGGTGCGCGACCTCACCCTCGACCTCGGCTACGGCGATGCGCGCGTGCCCCCGGACGTGAAGATCTATCTGGGGCCGACGGGGCCGAAGATGATGCAGCTGTCCGGGGAGGTCGCGGACGGCGTGCTGATGAACGGCATCCTGCCGCCGGACTACACCGTCGAGGCGCTCGGCCTGCTGGCAGAGGGCGCGGCACGGTCCGGCCGGACGCTCGCCGACCTCGACAAGGTTCAGCTGGTCAACGTCTCGATGAACGCCGACCCGGAGAAAGCGAGGTTCGACGCCAAGCGGCTGGTGACCCAGTATCTCGGGCAGCAGCCGCATTTCGCGGAGGCGCTGAAATTTCCCGAGGAGCGGCTGGCCGAGATCAAGCGCGTCATGGGCGGCTGGCCGCCGCGGCCGGGCGGCATCGAGGATGCGATGTCGCTGGTCGACGACGCCCTGGTCGATGATTTGATCGCGCACGGTACGCCCGAGCAGTGCGTGGCGAGCGCACGGCGCTGGCTCGACGCCGGCCTGGACGAGATCGTCCTGATCCCGCTCAGCCGCAATTACGACGAGATCCTGGAAGCCTTCGCGCCCTGA
- the grxD gene encoding Grx4 family monothiol glutaredoxin — MNATATESPVFDRIRQDIAANDVVLYMKGSPVFPQCGFSSAVVQVLSHLGVRFKGIDILQDQALRQGIKEFSSWPTIPQLYVKGEFIGGCDIVREMYESGELTEVLKSKGVEVRDDA, encoded by the coding sequence ATGAACGCCACCGCCACCGAGAGCCCGGTCTTCGACCGTATCCGCCAGGACATCGCCGCCAACGACGTGGTGCTCTACATGAAGGGCAGCCCGGTCTTCCCGCAGTGCGGCTTCTCGTCGGCCGTGGTGCAGGTGCTCAGCCACCTGGGCGTCCGCTTCAAGGGCATCGACATCCTGCAGGACCAGGCGCTGCGCCAGGGCATCAAGGAGTTCAGCTCCTGGCCGACGATCCCGCAGCTCTACGTGAAGGGCGAGTTCATCGGCGGCTGCGACATCGTCCGCGAGATGTACGAGAGCGGCGAACTGACCGAGGTGCTGAAGAGCAAGGGCGTCGAGGTCCGCGACGACGCTTGA
- a CDS encoding M81 family metallopeptidase produces the protein MRIAIGGFHHETNTFAPTKAGYEDFARAAGWPGLSRGAELIPAITGINIPSDGFVKVARAAGHDLVPLVWCNASPSAHVTEDAYERIAGMMLQDLAAAGRVDAVYLDLHGAMVPEHLEDGEGELIRRVRGLVGPDVIIVGSLDLHANVTPQMIDGADLLDAYRTYPHIDMSETGARVAHILERIFAEGRPAKSFRQLDFLIPINWQCTMIEPAASLYRRLASLATGKVFGVSFTPGFPPADIHHCGPAVFAYGADQAAADSAANTLASAVEGREGDFAGRCWQPDEAVAEARSRAATATRPVILADTQDNPGGGGDGDTTGVLAALVRAGAEGAVLGLLVDPAVAEQAHAAGEGATIEASLGGKSGVAGDAPLVGRYRVEKLGSGQFTGTGPFYGGSRMNLGPMALLRCEAAPGVRVVLCCRKVQAADQAMFRHLGVEPAATKILALKSSVHFRADFEPIAEDILVVLAPGPVVALPADLPYVNLRPGVRLGPLGVPFAPRQGA, from the coding sequence ATGCGCATCGCCATCGGCGGCTTCCACCACGAGACGAACACCTTCGCACCGACCAAGGCGGGGTACGAGGATTTCGCCAGGGCGGCGGGCTGGCCGGGGCTGTCGCGGGGCGCGGAGCTGATCCCGGCGATCACCGGCATCAACATCCCGAGCGACGGCTTCGTGAAGGTGGCGCGCGCCGCGGGGCACGACCTGGTGCCGCTGGTCTGGTGCAACGCCAGCCCGTCGGCGCACGTCACCGAGGACGCTTACGAGCGCATCGCCGGCATGATGCTCCAGGATCTGGCCGCGGCGGGCCGGGTCGACGCCGTCTATCTCGACCTGCACGGCGCGATGGTGCCGGAGCATCTGGAGGACGGCGAGGGTGAACTGATCCGGCGGGTGCGGGGGCTGGTCGGGCCCGACGTGATCATCGTCGGCTCGCTCGATCTGCACGCCAACGTGACGCCGCAGATGATCGACGGTGCGGACCTGCTGGACGCCTATCGCACCTACCCCCACATCGACATGTCCGAGACGGGCGCCCGTGTCGCGCACATCCTGGAGCGCATCTTCGCCGAGGGCCGGCCGGCGAAGTCCTTCCGCCAGCTCGATTTCCTCATTCCGATCAACTGGCAGTGCACGATGATCGAGCCGGCGGCGTCGCTGTACCGGCGGCTGGCGTCGCTGGCCACGGGCAAGGTGTTCGGCGTGTCCTTCACGCCCGGCTTTCCGCCCGCCGACATCCATCACTGCGGGCCCGCGGTCTTCGCCTACGGTGCCGACCAGGCCGCCGCCGACTCCGCCGCGAACACGCTGGCGAGCGCGGTCGAGGGCCGCGAGGGCGACTTCGCCGGCCGGTGCTGGCAGCCGGACGAAGCGGTCGCCGAAGCCCGTAGCCGTGCCGCGACGGCGACGCGGCCGGTCATTCTCGCGGACACCCAGGACAATCCCGGCGGCGGCGGCGACGGCGACACCACCGGTGTCCTGGCGGCGCTCGTCCGTGCCGGGGCGGAGGGCGCCGTGCTGGGCCTGCTGGTCGACCCGGCCGTCGCCGAGCAGGCCCACGCGGCGGGCGAGGGCGCCACCATCGAGGCGAGCCTCGGCGGCAAGTCGGGCGTCGCCGGCGACGCGCCGCTGGTCGGCCGCTACCGCGTCGAGAAGCTCGGCAGCGGGCAGTTCACCGGCACCGGGCCGTTCTACGGCGGCAGTCGCATGAATCTCGGGCCGATGGCGCTGCTCCGCTGCGAGGCCGCACCCGGCGTCCGCGTCGTCCTGTGCTGTCGGAAGGTGCAGGCGGCGGACCAGGCGATGTTCCGCCACCTGGGCGTCGAACCGGCGGCGACGAAGATCCTGGCGCTGAAGAGTTCGGTCCATTTCCGGGCCGACTTCGAGCCGATCGCCGAGGACATTCTCGTGGTTCTGGCGCCGGGGCCAGTCGTCGCATTGCCTGCCGATCTGCCCTACGTCAACCTGCGTCCGGGCGTCCGCCTGGGTCCGCTGGGGGTGCCGTTCGCGCCACGGCAAGGGGCTTAG
- the purL gene encoding phosphoribosylformylglycinamidine synthase subunit PurL, whose product MRAVHPGSRLDRPAMITPEIVAEHGLKPDEYERLLGILGREPNLVELGIFSVMWSEHCSYKSSKRWLKTLPTTAPWVICGPGENAGVVDIGDGLAAVFKMESHNHPSFIEPYQGAATGVGGILRDVFTMGARPVANLNALRFGDPSHPKTRHLIAGVVAGIGGYGNCVGVPTVGGECEFHPAYNGNILVNAMTVGIAPADRIFYSAAAGPGNPVVYVGAKTGRDGIHGATMASAEFGEGSEEKRPTVQVGDPFTEKLLIEACMELMATDAIVAIQDMGAAGLTSSSFEMAHKGGVGVELDLDSVPVRETGMIPYEIMLSESQERMLMVLKPGREDVARAIFDKWELDFAIIGRLTETGHMVLRFGGEVVADLPIAAVADGAPEYDRPHVKTPPRTAIDHDDIPARMDPGETLKRLMGGPNFASRRWIWEQYDSLVRGHTLRGSGGDAAVVRLPGTTRGLALSSDCTPRYCFADPVQGGAQAVAESWRNLTAVGARPLAFTDNLNFGNPERPEIMGQIVGCIEGMRAAGLALDYPVVSGNVSLYNETSGTGILPTPTIGGLGVVDDLSTVPSTGFTADGEVIVLIGDTAGHLGASAYLRDIEGREDGPPPAVDLEVERRNGDLVRRLIADRLVTACHDVSDGGLFVTVAEMALAGNVGAAIEAEHLGIPIYAWLFGEDQARYVLATTTPERVLAAAAAAGVPARRIGFAGGDALTVNGDYPISLAELRRLHESWMPSYMDGPEATAAAAAH is encoded by the coding sequence ATGCGCGCCGTCCACCCTGGCTCACGGCTTGACCGACCTGCAATGATCACGCCCGAAATCGTCGCCGAGCACGGCCTGAAGCCCGACGAGTACGAGCGGCTGCTCGGCATCCTCGGCCGCGAACCGAACCTCGTCGAACTCGGCATCTTCTCGGTGATGTGGAGCGAGCACTGCTCCTACAAATCGTCGAAGCGCTGGCTGAAGACCCTGCCGACGACGGCGCCGTGGGTCATCTGCGGCCCCGGCGAGAATGCCGGCGTGGTCGACATCGGCGACGGCCTCGCCGCCGTGTTCAAGATGGAGAGCCACAATCACCCGTCCTTCATCGAGCCCTACCAGGGCGCGGCGACGGGCGTCGGCGGCATCCTGCGCGACGTCTTCACTATGGGCGCGCGGCCGGTGGCCAACCTGAACGCGCTGCGCTTCGGCGATCCGTCCCACCCGAAGACGCGCCACCTGATCGCCGGCGTCGTGGCCGGCATCGGCGGCTACGGCAACTGCGTCGGCGTGCCGACGGTTGGCGGCGAGTGCGAGTTCCACCCGGCCTACAACGGCAACATCCTGGTCAACGCCATGACCGTCGGCATCGCGCCGGCGGACCGCATCTTCTATTCGGCCGCCGCCGGGCCCGGCAATCCGGTGGTCTATGTCGGCGCCAAGACCGGGCGCGACGGCATCCACGGCGCCACCATGGCGTCCGCCGAGTTCGGCGAGGGCTCCGAGGAGAAGCGCCCGACGGTGCAGGTGGGCGACCCGTTCACCGAGAAGCTGCTGATCGAGGCCTGCATGGAGCTGATGGCGACCGACGCCATCGTCGCCATCCAGGACATGGGCGCGGCCGGCCTGACCTCCTCCTCCTTCGAGATGGCGCACAAGGGCGGCGTCGGCGTCGAACTCGACCTGGACAGCGTGCCGGTGCGCGAGACGGGCATGATCCCCTACGAGATCATGCTGTCGGAGAGCCAGGAGCGCATGCTCATGGTGCTGAAGCCGGGCCGCGAGGACGTGGCGCGGGCGATCTTCGACAAGTGGGAACTGGACTTCGCGATCATCGGCCGGCTGACCGAGACGGGGCACATGGTCCTGCGCTTCGGCGGCGAGGTGGTGGCGGACCTGCCGATCGCGGCGGTCGCCGACGGCGCGCCGGAGTACGACCGGCCGCACGTGAAGACGCCGCCGCGCACCGCGATCGACCATGACGACATTCCGGCGCGGATGGATCCGGGCGAGACGCTGAAGCGGCTCATGGGTGGTCCTAATTTCGCCAGCCGACGCTGGATCTGGGAACAGTATGACAGCCTCGTGCGCGGCCACACGCTGCGCGGCTCCGGCGGCGACGCTGCGGTCGTGCGGCTGCCGGGCACGACGCGCGGGCTGGCCCTCTCCAGCGACTGCACGCCGCGCTACTGCTTCGCCGATCCGGTGCAGGGCGGCGCACAGGCCGTCGCCGAATCCTGGCGCAACCTGACCGCCGTCGGTGCGCGCCCGCTCGCCTTCACCGACAACCTGAACTTCGGCAACCCCGAGCGGCCCGAGATCATGGGCCAGATCGTCGGCTGCATCGAAGGCATGCGCGCCGCCGGCCTCGCCCTCGACTATCCCGTCGTCTCCGGCAACGTGTCGCTCTACAACGAGACGAGCGGTACCGGCATCCTGCCGACCCCGACCATCGGCGGCCTCGGCGTCGTCGACGACCTGTCGACGGTGCCGTCGACGGGCTTCACCGCCGACGGCGAGGTGATCGTCCTGATCGGCGACACCGCCGGGCACCTGGGCGCCTCCGCCTATCTGCGCGACATCGAAGGCAGGGAGGACGGCCCGCCGCCCGCCGTCGACCTGGAGGTCGAACGGCGCAACGGCGACCTCGTCCGCCGGCTCATCGCCGACCGGCTGGTCACCGCCTGCCACGACGTCTCCGACGGCGGCCTATTCGTCACGGTGGCGGAGATGGCGCTGGCCGGAAATGTCGGCGCGGCGATCGAGGCAGAGCATCTCGGCATTCCGATCTATGCTTGGCTCTTCGGCGAGGATCAGGCGCGCTACGTCCTGGCGACGACGACGCCCGAGCGGGTGCTGGCCGCGGCTGCGGCCGCCGGCGTTCCCGCCCGCCGCATCGGCTTCGCCGGGGGCGACGCGTTGACTGTAAACGGCGACTATCCCATATCCTTGGCCGAGTTGCGCAGGCTGCACGAGTCGTGGATGCCGTCCTACATGGACGGACCCGAAGCGACCGCCGCGGCGGCTGCCCATTGA
- a CDS encoding zinc-dependent alcohol dehydrogenase family protein, with amino-acid sequence MKMKAALLLECGMKGPYAETKPLKIEEVELDPPRENEMLVKIGGGGICHSDLSVINGDRPRPVPLAMGHEGAGEVVEVGPGVHDVKVGDHVVFQFSPSCGRCRRCLEGRPQVCEVGAVAKAGGDLMGGGRRIHWNGQSVAHHTGVSCFAEYAVVDRGSVVVIDKDLPLHEAALFGCAVMTGVGAVINTARILPGDSVAVIGLGGVGLNGLLGAKLAGAAQIIAVDINDAKLGLARQLGATHTINPTDPNAIQELRDITNGGVDYAMELAGTVPAMKTAYAMIRYGGTVVTAGLSPAGAEFALNQSDLVSQEKSIKGSYMGSCVPVRDIPRFIDLYRQGRLPVDRLIDRTIPLDQINAGFDKLASVATVRQIVVPHMA; translated from the coding sequence ATGAAGATGAAGGCGGCACTGCTTCTCGAATGCGGCATGAAGGGCCCCTATGCCGAGACCAAGCCGCTGAAGATCGAGGAGGTCGAACTCGATCCGCCGCGCGAGAACGAGATGCTGGTCAAGATCGGCGGCGGCGGCATCTGCCATTCAGACCTGTCGGTCATCAACGGCGACCGGCCGCGCCCCGTGCCGCTGGCGATGGGCCACGAGGGCGCCGGCGAGGTGGTCGAGGTCGGGCCGGGCGTCCACGACGTGAAGGTCGGCGACCATGTCGTCTTCCAGTTCAGCCCGAGCTGCGGCCGCTGCCGGCGCTGCCTTGAGGGCCGTCCGCAGGTCTGCGAAGTCGGCGCGGTGGCCAAGGCCGGCGGCGACCTGATGGGCGGCGGCCGGCGCATCCACTGGAACGGCCAGAGCGTGGCACACCACACCGGCGTCTCCTGCTTCGCCGAATATGCCGTCGTCGACCGCGGCTCGGTCGTCGTGATCGACAAGGACCTGCCGCTGCACGAAGCCGCGCTGTTCGGCTGCGCGGTGATGACCGGCGTCGGCGCCGTCATCAACACGGCGCGCATCCTGCCGGGCGACAGCGTCGCGGTGATCGGCCTGGGCGGCGTCGGCCTGAACGGACTGCTCGGCGCCAAGCTCGCCGGTGCGGCGCAGATCATCGCGGTCGACATCAACGACGCGAAGCTCGGCCTCGCGCGCCAGCTGGGTGCCACGCACACGATCAACCCGACCGACCCGAACGCCATCCAGGAACTGCGCGACATCACCAACGGCGGCGTCGACTATGCGATGGAATTGGCCGGCACCGTTCCCGCGATGAAGACGGCCTACGCGATGATCCGCTACGGCGGCACGGTCGTGACCGCCGGCCTGTCGCCGGCCGGCGCCGAGTTCGCGCTGAACCAGAGCGACCTCGTCAGCCAGGAGAAGTCGATCAAGGGCAGCTACATGGGCAGCTGCGTGCCGGTGCGGGACATCCCGCGCTTCATCGACCTCTACCGCCAGGGCCGGCTGCCGGTCGACAGGCTCATCGACCGCACCATCCCGCTGGACCAGATCAACGCCGGCTTCGACAAGCTGGCCTCGGTCGCTACCGTGCGCCAGATCGTCGTGCCGCACATGGCGTAG